Proteins encoded together in one Cyanobium sp. WAJ14-Wanaka window:
- a CDS encoding nucleoside triphosphate pyrophosphohydrolase family protein → MDFQAYQQQSRSTARYPGAGANPIYPTLGLSGEAGEVADKVKKVLRDQGGIFSAEAVASLKLELGDVLWYVAQLATELGLDLDQIAQSNLDKLASRDARNVISGSGDNR, encoded by the coding sequence ATGGACTTTCAGGCCTACCAACAGCAGTCCCGCTCAACCGCCCGCTACCCCGGCGCCGGTGCAAATCCGATCTACCCCACCCTTGGCCTGAGTGGTGAAGCGGGCGAAGTGGCCGACAAGGTAAAGAAGGTGCTGCGCGACCAGGGCGGCATTTTTTCGGCCGAAGCGGTGGCCAGCCTCAAGCTGGAATTGGGGGATGTGCTCTGGTACGTGGCCCAACTGGCCACAGAGCTGGGCCTAGACCTCGACCAAATCGCCCAGTCCAATCTCGACAAACTGGCCAGTCGCGATGCCCGTAACGTGATCTCAGGCAGTGGCGATAACCGTTGA
- a CDS encoding YggT family protein has product MEIFALLLSVLSRTMEIYSLILLVRVLLSWFPNLDWSNPLLATVSSITDPYLNAFRGLIPPIGGLDISSILAFLALSFGQQLLGSASVSLLASSL; this is encoded by the coding sequence ATGGAAATATTTGCCCTGTTGCTGAGTGTGCTCAGCCGGACAATGGAGATTTACTCCCTGATCCTGTTGGTAAGGGTGCTGTTGAGCTGGTTCCCAAATCTGGATTGGAGCAACCCCCTCTTGGCAACGGTTAGCTCGATTACGGATCCCTATCTCAATGCCTTTCGGGGTCTGATCCCACCGATTGGCGGCCTGGATATCTCGTCAATTTTGGCCTTCCTAGCCCTGAGCTTTGGCCAGCAACTTCTCGGCAGCGCCAGCGTCAGCTTGCTGGCCAGCAGCCTTTAG
- the scpB gene encoding SMC-Scp complex subunit ScpB codes for MGGPLSSANPQALAGLSLPARMEAILYLKGRAMTLAELAAIAGISREEAEIGLITLMADYAHRETALEVRQEGQRYSLQLRDGLGDLVQNLLPVDLSTAALRTLATIALKKRILQSDLVELRGSGAYDHIKELLAQNFIERKRQSEGRSFWLTLSEKFHRTFAVKTDEIQPRSKSASVDKPEKEGDWQEAA; via the coding sequence ATGGGAGGGCCGTTGAGTAGTGCTAACCCGCAAGCCCTGGCTGGGCTCTCCCTGCCAGCCCGCATGGAGGCAATCCTCTACTTGAAGGGTCGGGCGATGACCCTGGCTGAGTTGGCGGCGATAGCTGGCATCAGCAGGGAGGAGGCGGAGATAGGTCTGATCACATTGATGGCCGATTACGCCCACCGCGAAACCGCCCTGGAGGTGCGCCAGGAAGGCCAGCGTTACAGCCTGCAACTGCGCGATGGCCTGGGTGACCTGGTCCAAAACCTTTTGCCGGTGGATCTCTCCACGGCGGCCCTGCGCACCCTGGCGACGATTGCCCTGAAAAAGCGGATCCTGCAATCGGATCTGGTGGAGTTGCGGGGATCAGGCGCCTACGACCACATCAAGGAATTGCTGGCCCAAAACTTCATCGAGCGCAAACGCCAGAGCGAAGGGCGTTCCTTTTGGCTGACCCTTAGCGAGAAATTTCATCGCACCTTCGCCGTCAAAACCGATGAAATCCAGCCCCGCTCAAAAAGTGCAAGTGTGGACAAGCCAGAAAAGGAAGGGGACTGGCAGGAGGCTGCCTAG
- the ilvA gene encoding threonine ammonia-lyase, biosynthetic gives MSQAEANYLQRILRARVYDVAIESPLEAAPNLSARLGNKVLLKREDLQPVFSFKLRGAFNKMVHLEAADLAKGVIAASAGNHAQGVALAAQKLGCQAVIVMPVTTPEMKVKAVAARGAEVVLFGDNYDAACREARRLEQERGLSFIHPFDDPDVIAGQGTIAMEILRQCANPPDVIYVAVGGGGLIAGIGTYVKELWPQVQVVGVEPTDADAMTQSLAAGKRVRLDQVGLFADGVAVREVGELTFALAQRCVDRMVTVDTDAICAAIKDVFEDTRSILEPAGALAVAGMKADVAAQGLQGQTLVAVACGANMNFDRLRFVAERTEIGEDREAMLAVEIPEEAGSLRRFCTLLGKRNLSEFSYRLADPKVAHIFVGVQTSGSADEQQLITDLTAAGFPCLDLSNNELAKLHLRHMVGGRLPASALKAAGTEGGNGEGHSEELLYRFAFPERPGALMAFLTSLHPNWNISIFHYRNHGADVGRIVVGVQVPPAERPQWLSFLTGLGYEYVDETANPAYGLFLGSSPVLANGVQA, from the coding sequence ATGAGTCAGGCCGAAGCCAACTACCTCCAGCGAATCCTGCGGGCCCGCGTCTACGACGTGGCTATTGAATCCCCCTTGGAAGCGGCGCCAAACCTCTCAGCCCGGCTCGGCAACAAGGTGCTGCTTAAACGCGAAGACCTGCAGCCGGTCTTCAGCTTCAAGCTGCGGGGCGCCTTCAACAAGATGGTCCACCTCGAAGCGGCGGATCTGGCCAAGGGGGTGATCGCTGCCAGTGCGGGCAACCACGCCCAGGGGGTGGCCCTGGCGGCCCAAAAGCTGGGCTGCCAGGCGGTGATCGTGATGCCAGTCACCACCCCAGAGATGAAGGTGAAGGCGGTGGCCGCCCGGGGTGCGGAGGTGGTTTTGTTTGGCGACAACTACGACGCGGCCTGTAGGGAGGCCAGGCGGTTGGAGCAGGAGCGGGGCCTCAGCTTTATCCATCCCTTCGACGATCCCGATGTAATCGCGGGCCAGGGCACGATTGCCATGGAAATCCTGCGCCAATGCGCCAATCCGCCCGATGTGATCTATGTGGCGGTGGGCGGTGGTGGCCTGATTGCCGGAATTGGTACCTATGTAAAAGAGCTCTGGCCCCAGGTCCAGGTGGTGGGTGTCGAACCGACCGATGCCGATGCCATGACCCAATCCCTGGCGGCTGGCAAAAGGGTGCGGCTCGATCAGGTGGGCCTGTTTGCCGATGGGGTGGCCGTAAGGGAGGTGGGCGAGCTCACCTTTGCCCTGGCCCAGCGCTGCGTGGATCGGATGGTGACCGTGGACACCGATGCGATCTGTGCCGCCATCAAAGACGTATTTGAAGACACCCGCTCGATCCTTGAGCCGGCCGGAGCCCTGGCGGTGGCAGGCATGAAGGCAGATGTGGCGGCCCAGGGCCTGCAGGGGCAAACCCTGGTGGCCGTGGCCTGCGGCGCAAATATGAATTTCGATCGACTGCGCTTTGTGGCGGAGCGCACCGAAATAGGTGAAGACCGCGAAGCGATGTTGGCGGTGGAGATCCCAGAGGAGGCAGGAAGCCTGCGGCGTTTCTGCACCCTGCTGGGCAAACGAAATCTCTCTGAATTCAGCTACCGCCTTGCCGATCCGAAGGTGGCCCACATTTTTGTGGGGGTGCAAACCAGCGGCAGCGCCGACGAGCAGCAACTGATCACGGATCTCACGGCGGCAGGTTTTCCCTGCCTCGACCTATCCAACAACGAACTCGCCAAACTGCATTTGCGCCACATGGTGGGCGGGCGGCTGCCGGCCAGCGCCTTGAAGGCAGCCGGCACGGAGGGTGGCAATGGGGAGGGCCATAGCGAGGAACTGCTCTATCGATTTGCCTTTCCAGAGCGCCCTGGGGCCTTGATGGCCTTCCTGACCAGCCTGCACCCCAACTGGAATATCAGCATCTTCCACTACCGCAACCACGGCGCCGATGTGGGCCGGATTGTGGTGGGTGTGCAGGTTCCCCCAGCCGAAAGACCGCAATGGCTGAGTTTTTTAACCGGCCTGGGCTACGAATACGTGGATGAAACAGCCAACCCCGCCTACGGGCTTTTTTTGGGTAGCAGCCCAGTTCTTGCAAACGGTGTGCAGGCCTAG
- the dxs gene encoding 1-deoxy-D-xylulose-5-phosphate synthase, whose translation MHLSELSHPNELHGLSTAELEAIARQVRERLLEVVSTSGGHLGPGLGVVELTLALYQTLDLDHDKVVWDVGHQAYPHKLLTGRYKSFDSLRQKDGVAGYLKRCESRFDHFGAGHASTSISAALGMALARDRRGLDFKCVAVIGDGALTGGMALEAINHAGHMPHTKLLVVLNDNDMSISPPVGALSTYLNRMRLSPPLQFLQDNAEGAIKQLPFLHGELPSELKNLKESMKRLAVPKVGAVFEELGFTYIGPIDGHNIAEMVRTFEQAHRTDGPVLVHVATTKGKGYAFAEADQVGYHAQSAFDLKTGKAYPSSKPKPPSYSKVFGQTLVKLCEQDPTVVGITAAMATGTGLDLLEKACPQQYFDVGIAEQHAVTMAAGMACEGVKPVVAIYSTFLQRAYDQLIHDVGVQNLPVTFVLDRAGIVGADGPTHQGQYDISYFRAVPNFTVMAPKDEAELQRMLVTSIHHSGPCALRIPRGEGEGVPLAEEGFEPLEIGRGELLTDGDDLLIVAYGAMVAPAMATAGLLQEQGVRAAVINARFLRPLDEALILPMAERIGRVVTMEEGSLAGGFGSAVVETLVDHNVLVPVYRIGIPDVLVDHATPDQSKQSLGLTPAQMADSILQRFQPAFSNQNRQAVAV comes from the coding sequence ATGCACCTCAGCGAGCTGAGCCATCCGAACGAGCTGCACGGCCTCAGCACCGCTGAACTGGAAGCCATTGCCCGCCAGGTGCGCGAGCGCCTCCTAGAGGTGGTCTCCACCAGCGGTGGCCACCTGGGCCCTGGGCTGGGGGTGGTTGAGCTCACCCTGGCCCTCTACCAAACCCTCGACCTAGACCACGACAAGGTCGTCTGGGACGTGGGTCACCAGGCCTATCCCCACAAATTGCTCACCGGCCGCTACAAGAGCTTCGACAGCCTGCGCCAGAAGGACGGGGTCGCCGGCTACTTAAAGCGTTGTGAGAGCCGCTTCGACCACTTCGGCGCCGGTCATGCCTCCACCTCCATTTCCGCTGCCCTGGGCATGGCCCTGGCCCGCGATCGCCGCGGCCTGGATTTCAAGTGTGTGGCCGTAATTGGCGATGGCGCCCTCACCGGTGGCATGGCCCTGGAGGCGATTAACCATGCGGGCCATATGCCCCACACCAAATTGCTGGTGGTGCTCAACGACAACGACATGTCGATCTCACCGCCGGTGGGGGCCCTCTCCACCTACCTGAACCGGATGAGGCTCAGCCCACCCCTCCAGTTTTTACAGGACAACGCCGAGGGGGCGATCAAGCAACTTCCCTTCCTCCACGGTGAATTGCCCTCCGAGCTCAAGAACCTCAAGGAGAGCATGAAGCGCCTGGCCGTACCCAAGGTGGGAGCTGTGTTTGAGGAGCTGGGCTTCACCTATATCGGCCCGATCGATGGCCACAACATCGCCGAGATGGTGCGCACCTTTGAGCAGGCCCACCGCACCGATGGACCGGTGCTGGTTCACGTTGCCACCACCAAGGGCAAGGGCTATGCCTTTGCCGAGGCCGACCAGGTCGGCTACCACGCCCAATCAGCCTTTGATCTGAAAACCGGTAAGGCCTACCCCTCCAGCAAGCCCAAGCCCCCGAGCTACAGCAAGGTCTTTGGCCAGACCTTGGTCAAACTCTGCGAACAGGACCCCACCGTGGTGGGCATCACCGCCGCCATGGCCACGGGCACGGGCCTTGATCTGCTGGAAAAGGCCTGCCCCCAGCAGTATTTCGATGTGGGCATCGCCGAGCAGCACGCCGTGACCATGGCCGCCGGCATGGCCTGCGAGGGGGTCAAGCCCGTTGTGGCGATCTACAGCACTTTCCTGCAGCGGGCCTACGACCAACTGATCCACGACGTGGGCGTCCAGAACCTGCCGGTCACCTTCGTGCTCGATCGGGCCGGCATCGTTGGCGCCGATGGTCCAACCCACCAGGGTCAATACGACATCAGCTACTTCAGGGCCGTTCCCAATTTCACGGTGATGGCCCCTAAGGATGAGGCTGAGCTGCAGCGCATGTTGGTGACCTCCATTCACCACAGCGGCCCCTGTGCATTGCGCATTCCCCGGGGCGAAGGCGAGGGCGTGCCCCTGGCGGAGGAGGGTTTTGAGCCCCTGGAAATCGGTCGCGGTGAGTTGCTTACCGATGGCGATGACCTCCTGATCGTGGCCTATGGCGCCATGGTGGCTCCTGCCATGGCCACGGCAGGACTGCTGCAGGAGCAGGGTGTGCGGGCAGCCGTCATCAATGCCCGCTTCCTGCGTCCCCTTGATGAAGCCCTGATCCTGCCGATGGCCGAGCGCATCGGCAGGGTGGTCACCATGGAGGAAGGAAGCCTCGCCGGTGGCTTTGGCTCAGCCGTGGTGGAAACCCTCGTAGACCACAACGTCCTGGTGCCTGTCTACCGCATCGGCATTCCCGATGTGCTGGTCGACCATGCCACCCCTGACCAAAGCAAGCAAAGCCTGGGCCTCACCCCAGCCCAGATGGCCGATTCGATCCTGCAGCGTTTTCAGCCTGCCTTCAGTAATCAAAACCGCCAGGCGGTTGCCGTTTAG
- a CDS encoding NAD(P)/FAD-dependent oxidoreductase: protein MLDRRCDVLVVGAGPAGAELARSLAQAGVDVVLIDRLADLSQAAFSSAAMPLASLDRFGLPAEIIATRWNGWQLFGPQQARRQWLAEQPLGAVLDFAKLRLWLVQQVDAWGGRILLGWQALGCQQQVDHVLTQLRGPSGQIATVTSRWVVDATGERRALLGEPAQAAIRGRDGLVSGLGVEWLLETSAEQAEAWSSRLSFFIGSTWVEQGYGWIFPMADHRLKLGVCRLVDPRRRQLPLQRELAHLIEFTGLGKATVLDRHGGRIRSTVGRQEAHQRGRLLGLGDAVSTANLLGGEGIRHALTSARVLAPLLLETLADPTNADRLLAAYPQQLRQALGRRWSLSGRLARRTWLGLTDQVADQRLDRLLTGLQAKRAEDLSALFFDYRFERYGLKALAYGLGWR from the coding sequence TTGCTCGACCGGCGGTGTGATGTGTTGGTGGTGGGCGCCGGCCCTGCTGGAGCAGAGCTAGCCCGCAGCCTTGCCCAGGCTGGCGTTGATGTGGTGCTGATCGATCGGCTGGCCGACCTCAGCCAGGCTGCCTTCAGCAGTGCGGCCATGCCCCTGGCCAGCCTGGATCGTTTTGGCCTGCCAGCTGAAATTATTGCCACTCGCTGGAATGGCTGGCAGCTCTTCGGGCCCCAGCAGGCCAGGCGCCAATGGCTCGCCGAGCAACCCCTCGGTGCCGTCTTGGACTTCGCCAAGCTGCGCCTTTGGTTGGTGCAGCAGGTAGATGCCTGGGGCGGGCGGATCCTTTTGGGCTGGCAGGCCCTCGGCTGCCAGCAGCAGGTCGACCATGTCCTGACCCAATTGCGTGGGCCATCGGGCCAGATCGCCACGGTTACAAGCCGCTGGGTGGTCGATGCAACGGGGGAACGGCGGGCCCTGCTGGGTGAACCGGCTCAGGCGGCCATCAGGGGCCGAGACGGCTTGGTCAGTGGCCTGGGGGTTGAGTGGTTGCTGGAAACATCAGCCGAGCAGGCGGAGGCCTGGTCAAGCCGGCTCAGCTTTTTTATCGGCAGCACCTGGGTGGAGCAGGGCTACGGCTGGATCTTTCCGATGGCCGACCACCGCTTAAAGCTCGGGGTCTGCCGATTGGTGGACCCCCGTCGACGGCAGTTGCCCCTGCAGCGGGAGCTCGCCCACTTAATCGAATTCACTGGCCTGGGGAAGGCCACGGTGCTTGATCGCCACGGCGGCCGCATCCGCAGCACCGTGGGGCGCCAGGAAGCCCATCAACGGGGCCGGTTGCTGGGCCTTGGCGATGCAGTCAGCACTGCAAACCTGCTGGGGGGTGAGGGAATTCGCCATGCTCTCACCAGCGCCAGGGTTCTGGCTCCCCTCTTGCTGGAAACCCTGGCTGATCCAACTAATGCCGATCGACTGCTGGCGGCCTATCCGCAGCAATTGCGCCAGGCCCTGGGCCGCCGCTGGAGCTTGAGTGGACGTTTGGCCCGTCGCACCTGGCTGGGTCTGACCGATCAGGTGGCCGACCAGCGATTGGATCGTCTACTTACGGGCTTGCAAGCAAAAAGGGCAGAGGATCTCTCTGCCCTTTTCTTTGATTACCGCTTTGAGCGCTATGGGCTCAAGGCCCTGGCCTATGGCCTGGGCTGGCGCTAG
- the psaK gene encoding photosystem I reaction center subunit PsaK — protein sequence MIAPLLAVAPSSITWTPTAALVMIVCNVIAIVIGKATIKHQNTGLQLPNNALFGGFSHGAMLGTLSLGHILGMGAILGLATRGVV from the coding sequence ATGATCGCTCCACTTTTGGCTGTGGCCCCTAGCTCCATCACCTGGACGCCCACGGCGGCCCTGGTGATGATCGTTTGCAACGTGATTGCCATTGTCATCGGCAAGGCCACGATCAAGCACCAAAACACCGGCCTGCAGCTACCTAACAACGCCCTCTTCGGCGGATTTAGCCACGGCGCCATGCTGGGCACCCTGAGCCTGGGCCACATCCTCGGCATGGGAGCGATCCTGGGCCTGGCCACCCGCGGCGTTGTCTGA
- a CDS encoding DUF3593 domain-containing protein has protein sequence MNSAQAANSLMAWLAGIDPSPLFVISLLPYLAFLWWAGKVEAFPRLAIKGFQLTLVFVAVTIAAALIAELRFGQVLANVDSLHGAAESFLTISNLVVALGFSRAVQQARE, from the coding sequence ATGAATTCAGCCCAGGCGGCGAATTCCCTAATGGCTTGGCTAGCGGGAATTGATCCCAGCCCCCTATTCGTTATTTCCCTGCTGCCCTACCTGGCCTTTCTGTGGTGGGCTGGAAAGGTAGAAGCCTTTCCCCGCCTAGCAATCAAGGGTTTCCAACTGACCCTGGTGTTTGTGGCCGTTACCATTGCCGCTGCCCTAATCGCCGAGCTGCGTTTCGGCCAGGTATTGGCCAATGTGGATTCCCTCCATGGCGCCGCCGAATCGTTTCTCACCATTTCGAATTTGGTGGTGGCGCTGGGGTTCTCCAGGGCTGTTCAACAGGCCCGGGAATGA
- a CDS encoding DUF2499 domain-containing protein — MHALSLPTWWIHVASVLEWAAAMLAVQRLGQVRKEGGWRWLSLAMLPALISAMAACTWHLFDNSTELEGLVVFQAALTTLGNGALALAAWNLLRQQMQVKP; from the coding sequence TTGCACGCCCTCTCCCTGCCCACCTGGTGGATCCACGTTGCCTCGGTGCTCGAGTGGGCCGCCGCGATGCTGGCGGTTCAACGTCTAGGCCAGGTTCGCAAGGAGGGTGGTTGGCGCTGGCTGAGCCTGGCGATGCTGCCGGCCCTAATCAGTGCAATGGCTGCCTGCACCTGGCATTTATTTGATAACAGCACGGAGCTGGAGGGGCTGGTGGTTTTTCAAGCAGCCCTGACTACCCTCGGGAATGGGGCCCTGGCCCTGGCTGCCTGGAACTTGCTGCGCCAACAAATGCAGGTCAAGCCATGA
- the csaB gene encoding polysaccharide pyruvyl transferase CsaB has protein sequence MRLEWLQFTGRDLALAPGKTFLLCGYYGEHNLGDDALLEVALSQLPQGSRAIVTAHDQTQVQERFGVATVQRRSLAQVLAALRQVDALVLGGGSLLQDSTSFKSLIYYGALIAAARMRGKQVLLWGQGLGPLGRRRSRWLVRRLLPMAAAISWRDQASADLAGSWGVTAPVAPDPVWGLAPQPWRGRGGPIVVCLRPTSLLDTAQLDGAGWLPYLEALASLAEAGNREVIWLAFHGHQDQGLLASLQQQDLLPPALGARSREVVPQQPREAMAVFAGAGLVVAMRLHGLILAALAGCPVAALSYDPKVAAAAKDLGCPCHSLADPAFPERLLESWRKALDQPLPSGQVLELHLQAQEHRKVFA, from the coding sequence GTGAGACTGGAATGGTTGCAATTTACGGGCAGGGATCTCGCTTTGGCGCCAGGCAAAACCTTCTTGCTATGCGGCTACTACGGGGAGCACAACCTCGGTGATGACGCCCTGCTGGAGGTGGCCCTTTCCCAGCTGCCCCAGGGCTCCAGGGCGATAGTCACGGCCCACGACCAAACCCAGGTCCAGGAGCGCTTTGGGGTGGCAACCGTGCAGCGCCGCTCCCTGGCCCAGGTGCTTGCGGCCCTCAGGCAGGTGGACGCCCTGGTGCTCGGTGGGGGCAGCCTCCTGCAGGATTCCACCAGCTTCAAAAGCCTGATTTATTACGGCGCCCTGATTGCTGCGGCCCGAATGAGGGGCAAGCAGGTGTTGCTCTGGGGGCAGGGGCTCGGCCCCCTAGGCCGCCGCCGCAGCCGATGGTTGGTGCGCAGGCTCCTACCCATGGCTGCCGCCATCAGCTGGCGGGATCAGGCATCGGCGGACCTTGCCGGCAGCTGGGGTGTAACCGCCCCAGTGGCACCCGATCCGGTTTGGGGCCTGGCGCCCCAACCGTGGCGAGGCCGGGGTGGACCGATTGTGGTTTGTCTGCGGCCCACCTCCCTGCTCGATACAGCCCAACTCGATGGGGCGGGCTGGCTTCCCTACCTAGAAGCCCTGGCCTCCCTTGCAGAGGCAGGCAACCGGGAGGTGATCTGGCTGGCCTTCCATGGCCACCAGGACCAGGGCCTGTTGGCCTCCCTCCAGCAGCAAGATCTTCTGCCTCCTGCCCTTGGCGCCCGCAGTCGGGAGGTGGTGCCCCAGCAGCCAAGGGAGGCGATGGCCGTATTTGCCGGGGCAGGTTTGGTTGTGGCCATGCGACTACACGGCCTGATTTTGGCGGCCCTGGCAGGGTGTCCCGTGGCGGCCTTGAGCTATGACCCCAAGGTGGCGGCTGCGGCCAAGGATCTGGGCTGTCCATGCCATTCCCTGGCAGATCCAGCCTTTCCTGAGCGGTTGCTGGAAAGCTGGCGCAAGGCCCTGGATCAGCCCCTGCCCTCTGGCCAGGTTTTGGAGCTACATCTGCAGGCCCAAGAGCACCGCAAGGTGTTTGCTTGA
- a CDS encoding metallophosphoesterase — protein sequence MATALAATVQPALLAQNAPPKAVDSTRFFFTADMGSGLSDQKANGNQMALIHGQRPVDFVILGGDNIYPDGNLTLVETHFNRPYAALLKAGVPFHAVLGNHDIRTGNGDPQVAYKPFGMKGRWYTLRKGPIEFFMLDTNTNAQWQFQMPWLKNALAKSSAPWKVVVGHHPIYSAGLYGDDPSAIAKLTPIFAKYGVQLYLNGHEHNYERTKNIKGTTYIISGNGGAYLRPIVANERSVKVASTFGFLELAATPSRLRVDAWSSSGAKVDEVVLTRP from the coding sequence TTGGCAACCGCATTGGCTGCGACCGTGCAACCGGCCCTCCTGGCCCAGAATGCGCCCCCCAAGGCTGTTGATAGCACCCGTTTCTTCTTTACTGCCGACATGGGCAGTGGCCTTTCAGACCAAAAGGCCAATGGGAACCAAATGGCATTAATCCATGGCCAGCGCCCCGTTGATTTTGTGATTTTAGGCGGAGACAATATCTATCCCGATGGCAATTTGACCCTGGTCGAAACCCATTTCAACAGGCCCTACGCGGCCCTGCTGAAGGCAGGAGTTCCCTTCCATGCCGTACTGGGCAACCACGACATACGCACGGGCAATGGGGACCCCCAGGTTGCCTACAAACCCTTTGGCATGAAGGGCCGCTGGTACACCCTGAGAAAGGGGCCCATTGAATTCTTCATGCTCGACACCAACACCAATGCCCAGTGGCAATTCCAAATGCCCTGGCTAAAAAATGCCCTTGCCAAGAGCAGCGCACCTTGGAAAGTGGTGGTGGGTCACCACCCAATCTATTCAGCAGGTCTCTACGGAGATGACCCCAGCGCCATCGCCAAACTAACCCCAATTTTTGCGAAATACGGAGTTCAGCTGTATCTAAATGGCCATGAACACAACTACGAGCGCACAAAAAATATCAAGGGCACAACCTACATTATTTCTGGCAATGGTGGAGCATACCTTCGTCCAATAGTTGCCAATGAGCGCAGTGTCAAGGTAGCCAGCACCTTTGGCTTCCTTGAGCTAGCCGCAACTCCCTCCCGTCTCCGGGTAGATGCCTGGAGCAGCAGTGGCGCCAAGGTCGACGAGGTTGTGCTGACTAGGCCCTGA